ACTATTATTCGCTGGAGGCGCTGCTGGCGGGCGATCGTGAGATGGCGGCCCAGTTCCGCGACGGCGAATTTGCCACAACTTACCTGGCTCCGCGCGACTATCACCGCGTGCATATGCCGTGCAACGGTATCCTGCGCGAAATGATCTACGTGCCGGGCGATCTTTATTCAGTTAATCCGCTAACCGCACGCAACATTCCCAACCTGTTTGCGCGTAACGAGCGCGTTATCTGCTATTTCGATACTGAATTTGGCCCGATGGTACAGATTCTGGTAGGCGCAACCATTGTCGGCAGCATCGAAACCGCCTGGAGCGGCACGGTAACGCCGCCGCGTGAAGGCGTAATCAAACGCTGGAGCTGGCCGGGAGCCGATGATGAAGGCGCGGTAGTACTGCTGAAGGGCCAGGAAATGGGCCGCTTTAAGCTGGGCTCAACAGTGATTAACCTGTTCGCACCGGGACGTATTAAGCTGGCGGAAAGCCTGGAAGCCGAGAGCAAAACGCGCCTCGGTCAGCCAATGGCGATGGCGCTGCAACGTACCGATGCGGAAACCGTTCTTCATCACGATTAAGTGCAACCGTGCGTGCCATCCTCTGTTTAATTCTTCTTTTTCTCTTCTCTCTGCCCACCTTCGCCGCCAGCGTACCTGATGCGGCGCAGGTGCGTCAGGAACTGGAGCAGGCTAAATCCGCCAAATCTTCACCGGCCCAGGCCGAACTGGTGCAGACACTGGAGTCAGCATTAAGCTTTCTCGATGCCCGCAACGAATCGCTGGAGCGCGCAAAACAGTATCAGCAGGTGATTGATGATTTTCCCCGGCTGGCGCGTGAGCTGCGTCAGCAGATTGCCAGCCTGAACGATAACGTCCATACGCTGCGCAACGGCCTGACCAGCGCCGAGCTGGATCAGGAGATTTTGCAGGTCAGCAGCCAACTGCTGGAAGAAGGACGGCAGGCGCAACAGGAGCAGGATCGCGCCAGAGAAATCAGTGATTCGCTGAGCCAGCTGCCGCAGCAGCAAACCGAAGCGCGCCGAGCGCTTAGCGAAAGCGAGCGCGGTCTACAGGGGCAGACGGTTGCTTCCGGCGCAATAGCTCAGGCGCAGATTTACGCCCGCCAGGCAGAAGCCGCCTCGCTGAAGGCGCGGGTTGATGAGCTGGAGCTGGCGCAGCTTTCCGCCAACAATCGCCAGGAACTGGCGCGAATGCGTGCCACCGTGCATCAGAAAAAGTCAGAGCAGCTGGATGATTATTTGCAGGCGCTGCGTAACCAGCTAAACGGCCTGCGCCAGCGCGAAGCAGAACTGGCGCTGGAGCGTACCGAGCAGCTGGCAGAAAACAGCGGCGATCTGCCCGCCTCGATTAGCGAACAGTTCCACGTTAACCGTGAACTCTCCTCGGCGCTCAATCAGCAGGCGCAACGGCTCGATCTTATTGCCTCGCAGCAGCGTCAGGCAACCAACCAAACCATTCAGGTACGCCAGGCGCTCAGCACCATTCGCGAACAGTCGCAGTGGCTCGGCGCGTCTAATCTGTTGGGCGAAGCGCTGCGCGCGCAGGTAGCGCGTCTGCCGGAAATGCCGAAGTCGCAGCAGCTGGACAGCGAAATGGGCCAGCTACGCGTACAGCGTCTGAGGTATGAAGATCTGCTCGGTCAACAGCAGCAGCTACGCCAGCTTCATCAGGAAAACGGCGAGCCGCTGACCAGCGAGCAGCGCCGCATTCTTGAAGCACAGATAAAAACGCAGCGCGAGCTGCTCGGCTCGCTGATTTCCGGCTGCGACACGCTGATTCTGGAAGTGACCAAGCTGAAAGTTGCTAACAGCCAGCTGGAAGATGCGCTGGATGAAATCAAAGAAGCCACGCATCGCTATCTGTTCTGGACGGCAGACGTTAATCCGTTAAGCCTCAGCTATCCGCTGGAAGTAGCGCGCGATCTGACGCAGCTGCTGTCGCTGGATACGCTGGGCCAGCTGGGTGGGGCGTTAATGATGATGGTTACCAGCCGTGAAACGGTGCTGCCGATTCTTGGTGCGGTGCTGCTAGTTGGCTTCAGCATTAGCTCACGTCGCCACTATAACGCTTTTCTGGCACGCGCCGCCGGACGCGTGGGTAAAGTCACGCAGGATCATTTTGCCCTGACGCTGCGCACCGTCTTCTGGTCGATTCTGGTCGCCCTGCCCCTGCCGGTCCTGTGGGCCGCGTTTGGCTTTGGTCTACAGCATGCCTGGCCTTATCCGGTGGCGGTGGCGATCGGCGACGGCGTCACCGCCACGCTGCCGCTGCTGTGGGCCTTTATGATCAGCGCCGCTTTCGCCCGTCCGAACGGGCTGTTTGTCGTGCATTTCCGCTGGCCACAGCGCCGGGTGGCGCGCGCCATGCGCTACTACTCGCTCTCTATCGGCTTTATCGTGCCGCTGATTATGTTGCTGATTACCTTCGCTAATCTGGAGGATCGGCAGTTTTCCGCTACGCTGGGACGTCTCTGTTTTATCCTGATCTGCGGCGCGCTCAGTCTGGTAACCGTCAGCCTGAAGCGCGCAGGTATTCCGCTGTGGCTGGATAATGAGGGCAGCGGCGACAACATCATTAACCGCATCCTGTGGAATCTGCTGATTTGCATTCCGCTGACGGCGGCGCTGGCCTCCTGCACCGGCTACCTGGCAACGGCGCAGGCGCTGCTGGCGCGCCTGGAAACCTCAGTCGGCATCTGGTTCCTGCTGCTGGTGATTTACCATATTATCCGCCGCTGGATGCTGATTCAGCGGCGCCGCATCGCTTTCGATCGCGCCCGACAGCGTCGTGCCGATATGCTGGCGCACCGCGCACGTGGCGAAGAAGAGACAACCGCAGATGGCGTGGAGATGGAAGAGCCGGTTATCGATCTGGATGCCATCAGCTCTCAGTCGCTGCGGCTGGTGCGCTCGATCCTGACGCTGATCGCGCTGCTGTCGATGATTGTGCTGTGGTCAGAGATCCACTCCGCCTTCGCCTTCCTGGAGAATATTCGCCTGTGGGATGCCAGCAGCACGGTACAGGGCGTTGAGAGTCTGCATCCGATCACCCTGGGATCGGTGCTGATCGCCATTCTGATTTTTATCATTACTACACAGCTGGTACGCAATATGCCCGCCCTGCTGGAGCTGGCGCTGTTGCAACATCTTAATCTGACGCCCGGCACCGGCTACGCCATTACTACCTTAACCAAGTACCTGCTGCTGCTGATCGGCGGCCTGCTGGGTTTTTCCATGATCGGTATCGAATGGTCAAAACTTCAGTGGCTGGTAGCGGCGCTCGGCGTAGGGTTAGGGTTCGGTTTACAGGAGATCTTCGCCAACTTTATCTCCGGCCTGATCATTCTGTTTGAAAAACCGATCCGCATCGGCGATACGGTGACCATTCGCGATCTGACTGGCAGTATTACCCGTATCAATACGCGTGCCACTACCATCAGCGACTGGGACCGCAAAGAGAT
The sequence above is a segment of the Mixta intestinalis genome. Coding sequences within it:
- the asd gene encoding archaetidylserine decarboxylase (Phosphatidylserine decarboxylase is synthesized as a single chain precursor. Generation of the pyruvoyl active site from a Ser is coupled to cleavage of a Gly-Ser bond between the larger (beta) and smaller (alpha chains). It is an integral membrane protein.), which translates into the protein MLDSIKLGLNHLLPKKWITELAGWAASKRAGWLTKAVIDIFVWFYRVDMSEAKKPDTASYRTFNDFFVRPLRDEARPIDADPNLLVLPADGAISQLGHIEGDTIFQAKGHYYSLEALLAGDREMAAQFRDGEFATTYLAPRDYHRVHMPCNGILREMIYVPGDLYSVNPLTARNIPNLFARNERVICYFDTEFGPMVQILVGATIVGSIETAWSGTVTPPREGVIKRWSWPGADDEGAVVLLKGQEMGRFKLGSTVINLFAPGRIKLAESLEAESKTRLGQPMAMALQRTDAETVLHHD
- the mscM gene encoding miniconductance mechanosensitive channel MscM, which translates into the protein MRAILCLILLFLFSLPTFAASVPDAAQVRQELEQAKSAKSSPAQAELVQTLESALSFLDARNESLERAKQYQQVIDDFPRLARELRQQIASLNDNVHTLRNGLTSAELDQEILQVSSQLLEEGRQAQQEQDRAREISDSLSQLPQQQTEARRALSESERGLQGQTVASGAIAQAQIYARQAEAASLKARVDELELAQLSANNRQELARMRATVHQKKSEQLDDYLQALRNQLNGLRQREAELALERTEQLAENSGDLPASISEQFHVNRELSSALNQQAQRLDLIASQQRQATNQTIQVRQALSTIREQSQWLGASNLLGEALRAQVARLPEMPKSQQLDSEMGQLRVQRLRYEDLLGQQQQLRQLHQENGEPLTSEQRRILEAQIKTQRELLGSLISGCDTLILEVTKLKVANSQLEDALDEIKEATHRYLFWTADVNPLSLSYPLEVARDLTQLLSLDTLGQLGGALMMMVTSRETVLPILGAVLLVGFSISSRRHYNAFLARAAGRVGKVTQDHFALTLRTVFWSILVALPLPVLWAAFGFGLQHAWPYPVAVAIGDGVTATLPLLWAFMISAAFARPNGLFVVHFRWPQRRVARAMRYYSLSIGFIVPLIMLLITFANLEDRQFSATLGRLCFILICGALSLVTVSLKRAGIPLWLDNEGSGDNIINRILWNLLICIPLTAALASCTGYLATAQALLARLETSVGIWFLLLVIYHIIRRWMLIQRRRIAFDRARQRRADMLAHRARGEEETTADGVEMEEPVIDLDAISSQSLRLVRSILTLIALLSMIVLWSEIHSAFAFLENIRLWDASSTVQGVESLHPITLGSVLIAILIFIITTQLVRNMPALLELALLQHLNLTPGTGYAITTLTKYLLLLIGGLLGFSMIGIEWSKLQWLVAALGVGLGFGLQEIFANFISGLIILFEKPIRIGDTVTIRDLTGSITRINTRATTISDWDRKEIIVPNKAFITEQFVNWSLSDSVTRVVLTIPAPASANSEEVTAILRRASERCSYVLDTPQPEVFLVDLQQGIQLFELRIHAAEMGHRMPLRHELHQLILQGFREHNIEMPFPPFQVRMETAAKRTAASNGAPAARTFKSGGL